One stretch of Lucilia cuprina isolate Lc7/37 chromosome 6, ASM2204524v1, whole genome shotgun sequence DNA includes these proteins:
- the LOC111680725 gene encoding putative uncharacterized protein DDB_G0282133 has product MKFFYIFTIFCVIFIIVLILVNSIEAGIYNKRTMPYLKTYHLEAPLIKDNSQSSLIFLRENENYGERKRRQTADDSLNIIPQHLVNENIDLESLLADYETDYAKPIRFEQEIKRTSQIGNLKHEPQKISRQISVLDHEANLRKNSEEENENSIEDKEESRISDSFKEKANDKTYNGDYKFKKNDESRNRNAINDKLNLYKSILNDDQLINSKQTACCSNSDLSSCQHCSQHVEGGALANRFVKSKNNLKVNNNQPSQMDVKTKSKDFSFKSHKPFKNQEDKDDDDEQDEDQEHLNPLKNPTAVLKSPKQEIQNSNLTSYNDSNFTSPKKNSETMNQKDKTLMWNSYQTLNDDQLENAKNNLSHEANYKLSKTEQDASEKKKDFSWKWGIFKRSHQFNPMNEIKLKTSSRLMKKGFGASLPSYSLGETRKELMIENMLRKKEKLLQLEKEGKWDVDNVKSLKKSFGDDVMEPYDQLDDLVNKPLESDLGSIVQKYRVYDRQKRMSNDIERFKREARGENVEKLKKKLLKVEEPKAKDLYLNGNMESWRSIKDMKGYAKNETDIKSAKGKPVRNNTKSYKKALSSKNIFAKHTSESRPLQLLKQVNKHDFKLNNFQALSSLQNKKAYVSNTTYFQPLQRRKRSLQLETSTKAFSTNETQKLFSNAPEKANFSANTFKLAKRHNSLKALHSKNNKNFAKQQAFNVKSYKKLLKHTQMVANDDVKENNNLKNDLNRGHVKKLYKKAVDLKKPLKALASNTLAKTSKSTKSQTINKSFPKVSNKSFSKYLLKKFSKNKSFSQKLLSHKQFNFMNNVHKISAVKKSSLEKCPANDLKAFREANPSFFAEKAETDSTTKKYFNKSKTDLTIMKEKNLHVNNGNESFYRETNQSFFAEKADNTTKQSFNKGQTELTIMREKNLHVNNSNSNESFFDKYQENLNTTEEGLLKKSLIKRFKPKKGFEGSVTNNFKNFKRNLHINGSTKSNQSFKRSKRSLKTNPLENDIKSETSYYKDLYKPQFNSDYVNTKLLKSNPENEFSNSRQVFQNEELKRNLNEDFDFTFNREKFANLNDRDLALQKFSDINFNKLWQQDKSHKSEKPLIKPKMRKNNPKQWQHKTQNKRQNIAYNKNNINNDITGNLKLDDFPLKVQLLKDKYLNDLENFNKNYKFNENHFTWPQTNFKNYISPIDNSTEMLTTTTEDAKNLTLELRNEILNCKAFASLEEFLKSLPQNITNSLFNPQTELNSSTEKIEMDINTQVITETSTISTPTVVDSTIICTSTEEVETTPAEVIEDNTQCTEVDYEEITECNSEENLDETSTESVSDSVTEEVLPNTTCAAENDVKLNISINANVHGSLKTNNFCGNGSFNVVPGLKDDRLRRGVFSDISENFQKRKCAEIPTQKPYDTEDNNDINDLISGKYSNNVVKNIFKTVQESHDLKALWPSLKRNQPRETTTEFCYSDTEDNNDINDLISGKYSNNVVKNIFKTVQESPDLKALWPSLKRNQPRETTTEANFFAIRNEKNEKVLENSEKLLAQVMSSINTIIESQARSHACVPLRPDLQEFYNMIIQSRREQDMVREKRHLNRLHKREDFSYNKHLIDSKEIEQERSKVKKLLKNENQKMGRREDLLQNLSILQQLQDKEKRQKLKQKGSEQQASHLSGKTRKSLQTHYTAEFLKLLKAVEFYKDISEGLI; this is encoded by the exons AtgaaattcttttatatttttacaatattttgtgttatttttataatagtCCTTATTTTGGTTAATTCCATCGAGGCTGGGATTTACAATAAAAGGACCATgccttatttaaaaacatatcacCTTGAAGCTCCGTTAATTAAAGACAATTCGCAAAGTTCATTAATTTTTCTCAGAGAAAATGAGAATTATGGTGAACGAAAGCGTCGTCAAACTGCAGAtgattcattaaatattattccACAACATCTGGTTAATGAAAATATCGATTTGGAATCTTTGTTAGCAGATTATGAAACAGATTATGCTAAACCTATTAGATTTGAGCAAGAAATTAAAAGAACTTCCCAAATAGGAAATCTGAAGCATGAGCCTCAAAAAATATCTAGACAAATTTCTGTTCTCGATCATGAAGCAAATCTGAGGAAAAATTCTGAAGAGGAAAATGAGAATAGTATTGAAGATAAAGAAGAATCGAGAATATCtgatagttttaaagaaaaagctaatgataaaacatataatggtgattacaaatttaaaaagaatgatGAGTCTCGCAATCGAAATGCAATAAATGataagttaaatttatataaaagtattcTAAATGACGATCAATTGATAAATTCCAAACAGACTGCCTGCTGTTCGAATTCCGATTTAAGCAGTTGCCAACATTGTTCCCAACACGTTGAAGGAGGAGCTTTAGCAAATCgttttgttaaaagtaaaaataatttgaaggtAAATAACAATCAGCCTTCGCAAATGGATGTTAAAACGAAATCAAAAGATTTTAGTTTCAAATCCCACAAGCCTTTTAAAAATCAAGAAGATAAGGACGATGATGATGAGCAGGATGAGGATCAGGAACATTTAAATCCTCTAAAGAATCCAACAGCTGTTCTAAAAAGTCCTAAACAAGAAATacaaaattcgaatttaacttcGTATAATGACTCGAATTTTACTTCACCTAAGAAAAATTCAGAAACTATGAATCAGAAAGATAAAACCTTAATGTGGAACTCTTATCAAACTTTAAATGATGATCAGTTAGAAAATGCCAAAAATAATCTCTCCCATGAGGCCAACTATAAGCTCTCAAAAACTGAACAGGATGCGTCGGAGAAGAAAAAAGATTTCTCCTGGAAATGGGGTATATTCAAGAGATCACATCAATTTAATCCCATGAATGAGATCAAACTAAAGACCAGTAGTCGTCTGATGAAAAAAGGTTTTGGTGCATCTTTGCCTAGTTATTCTCTGGGAGAGACACGCAAAGAGTTGATGATTGAAAATATGTTGAGGAAAAAGGAAAAGCTTTTGCAGTTGGAGAAAGAAGGCAAATGGGATGTTGATAATGTGAAAAGTTTAAAGAAGTCCTTTGGAGATGATGTTATGGAGCCTTATGATCAGTTAGATGATTTAGTAAATAAGCCTTTAGAATCGGATCTAGGTTCAATAGTACAAAAATATCGGGTTTATGATAGACAGAAGAGAATGAGTAATGATATCGAAAGATTTAAAAGAGAGGCAAGAGGGGAAAATGTtgagaaattaaagaaaaagctcTTGAAAGTTGAAGAGCCAAAAGCTAAAGATCTCTACTTAAATGGTAATATGGAATCATGGAGATCGATAAAGGATATGAAAGGTTATGCAAAAAATGAAACTGATATAAAGTCTGCTAAAGGTAAGCCTGTTCGAAACAACacaaaaagctataaaaaagctttaagttctaaaaatattttcgcCAAACATACAAGTGAAAGTCGACCATTACAGCTTTTGAAACAAGTAAATAAACAtgatttcaaattaaacaaCTTTCAAGCTTTAAGctctttacaaaataaaaaagcttatGTTTCTAATACTACATATTTTCAGCCATTACAAAGAAGAAAACGTTCCTTACAACTAGAAACATCTACAAAAGCTTTTAGCACCAATGAAACCCAAAAGCTCTTTTCAAATGCACCTGAGAAAGCTAATTTTTCAGCTAATACTTTTAAGCTTGCCAAGCGGCATAATTCCTTAAAAGCTTTacattctaaaaataataaaaattttgcaaagcaGCAAGCTTTTAATGTTAAAAGTTATAAGAAGCTTTTAAAGCATACACAAATGGTAGCGAATGACGATGTGAAAGAGaataataatcttaaaaatgACCTTAACAGAGgacatgttaaaaaattatataaaaaagctgTGGATTTAAAAAAGCCCTTAAAAGCTTTGGCTTCAAATACTTTGGCAAAAACTAGCAAAAGCACTAAAAGTCAAACAATCaataaaagttttccaaaagtATCCAACAAAAGcttttccaaatatttattaaaaaaattttccaaaaataaaagcttttctcAAAAGCTTTTGAgccataaacaatttaattttatgaataatgTTCATAAGATTTCTGCAGTTAAGAAAAGTAGTTTAGAAAAATGTCCTGCTAatgatttaaaagcttttagagAAGCTAACCCAAGCTTTTTTGCGGAAAAAGCTGAAACTGATAGTACAacgaaaaaatactttaataaaagCAAAACTGATTTAACAATAATGAAAGAGAAAAACTTGCATGTTAACAATGGCAACGAAAGCTTTTATAGAGAGACTAACCAAAGCTTTTTTGCAGAAAAAGCTGATAATACAACGAAACAAAGCTTTAATAAAGGCCAAACTGAATTAACAATAATGAGAGAGAAAAACTTGCATGTTAATAATAGCAATAGCAACGAAagcttttttgataaatatcagGAAAACTTGAATACGACTGAAGAAGGTTTGTTAAAGAAAAGCTTGATAAAAAGATTTAAACCTAAAAAAGGTTTTGAGGGATCAGTtacaaacaactttaaaaacttCAAGAGAAATTTGCATATTAATGGATCCACGAAATCTAACCAAAGCTTTAAGCGCTCAAAAcgttctttaaaaacaaatcctttggAAAATGACATAAAGTCTGAAACTTCTTACTACAAGGATTTATACAAACCACAATTCAATTCGGATTATGTAAatacaaagcttttaaaatcaAATCCAGAAAATGAATTTTCAAACTCTCGGCAGGTTTTCCAAAATGAGGAACTAAAAAGGAATCTAAATGAAGATTTCGATTTTACATTTAATAGAGAAAAATTTGCAAACCTAAATGACAGAGACTTGGCATTGCAAAAGTTCAGcgatataaatttcaataagttGTGGCAACAGGATAAATCTCATAAAAGTgaaaaacctttaataaaacctaaaatgagaaaaaataacCCCAAACAATGGCAAcataaaactcaaaataaaagacaaaatattgcttataacaaaaacaatatcaatAACGACATCACCGGAAATCTAAAATTAGATGATTTCCCTTTGAAAGTTCAATTgttaaaagataaatatttaaatgatttagaaaattttaataaaaattacaaattcaaTGAAAATCATTTCACTTGGCcacaaacaaatttcaaaaactatatcagtcctatagacaattctaccgaaaTGTTAACCACAACTACAGAAGATGCTAAAAATCTAACATTAGAATTGCGTAATgagattttaaattgtaaagctTTTGCCAGTTTAGAGGAATTTCTAAAGTCTTTACcgcaaaatataacaaattccCTGTTTAATCCTCAAACCGAACTTAACTCTAGTACGGAAAAAATTGAAATGGATATAAATACTCAAGTCATAACAGAAACCTCAACCATTTCAACGCCCACAGTTGTAGATTCCACTATAATTTGTACAAGTACTGAAGAAGTGGAAACTACTCCCGCAGAAGTCATTGAAGATAACACACAATGCACTGAAGTCGATTATGAGGAAATTACTGAATGTAATTCGGAAGAGAATTTAGATGAAACTTCTACAGAATCTGTCTCGGATTCCGTGACTGAGGAGGTTTTACCAAACACAACCTGTGCGGCTGAAAACGAtgtcaaattaaatatttccattAACGCCAATGTACATGGTAGTCTTAAGACAAATAATTTCTGTGGTAATGGTTCATTTAATGTTGTACCCGGTTTGAAAGATGATCGTCTTAGACGTGGAGTTTTTAGTGatatttcggaaaattttcaaaagagaaAATGTGCTGAAATACCAACTCAAAAGCCGTA CGATACAGAAGACAATAACGATATTAATGACTTAATATCCGGTAAATATTCAAATAACGTTGTCAAAAACATATTCAAAACTGTACAGGAAAGTCAtgatttaaaagctttatgGCCTAGTTTGAAACGTAACCAACCAAGAGAAACTACTACAGAA ttttgcTACAGCGATACAGAAGACAATAACGATATTAATGACTTAATATCCGGTAAATATTCAAATAACGTTGTCAAAAACATATTCAAAACTGTACAGGAAAGTCCtgatttaaaagctttatgGCCTAGTTTGAAACGTAACCAACCAAGAGAAACTACTACAGAAGCAAATTTTTTTGCCATAAGAAACGAG aaaaatgaaaaagttttagagAACTCTGAAAAGCTTTTGGCTCAAGTAATGTCCTCTATTAATACGATTATCGAGTCGCAAGCTAGATCTCATGCTTGTGTGCCATTAAGACCTGATTTACAAGAATTCTATAATATGATTATACAATCTCGCCGAGAACAGGATATGGTAAGAGAAAAACGTCATCTTAATCGTTTACACAAAAGAGAAGATTTCAGTTACAACAAGCATTTAATAGATTCCAAAGAAATTGAGCAAGAAAGGAGTAAAGTGAAAAAGTTACTTAAAAATGAGAATCAAAAGATGGGAAGAAGAGAGGATCTCCTtcagaatttatcaattttaCAACAGCTGCAGGATAAAGAAAAGAGACAAAAGCTTAAGCAGAAGGGAAGTGAACAACAGGCTTCACATTTGAGTGGGAAGACAAGAAAAAGCTTACAGACGCATTATACTgctgaatttttgaaattgttaaaagcTGTTGAGTTTTATAAGGACATTTCTGAGGgactaatttaa
- the LOC124420649 gene encoding carcinine transporter-like: protein MTNSEENNSYSNPTLTKSEHDEKVNHLVKWCDIELTKRDSLESQNGAVVEGTKALMDFDDILPLIGEFGKYQKILFLYMIPFEFFLVFVYFTQIFLTLTPEQHWCEVPELANLTLNERLELAIPFVEGSYSKCYMYNVNFTEQLENGVTKANTSWPTVPCSNGWSYNFTEIPYTTIATDLNWVCDDAAKATYAQSIFFLGAIVGGLLFGWIADKFGRIPSMIACNLVGCVAGMATAFVKTFWGFALMRFFIGFAFDNCFVMMFILVSAAV, encoded by the exons ATGACAAATAGTGAAGAAAATAATTCTTACTCTAATCCGACTCTTACAAAAAGTGAACATGATGAAAAAGTAAACCATCTCGTTAAATGGTGTGATATAGAATTAACTAAAAGAGATTCATTGGAAAGTCAAAATGGAGCAGTTGTCGAGGGTACAAAAGCTTTAATGGATTTTGATGATATACTGCCGTTAATAGGAGAATTTGGAAAATATCAAAAGATCCTGTTTCTTTACATGATACCATTTGAGTTCTTTTtggtatttgtatattttacacaaatctTCTTGACTCTAACACCCGAGCAGCATTGGTGTGAAGTGCCTGAGTTGgctaatttaactttaaatgaaag ACTTGAACTTGCCATTCCCTTTGTTGAGGGTTCCTACAGTAAATGTTATATGTATAATGTTAACTTTACTGAACAATTAGAAAATGGTGTTACTAAGGCTAATACCTCTTGGCCCACCGTGCCCTGTTCAAACGGTTGGTCTTATAATTTTACCGAAATTCCTTATACCACCATTGCTACCGATTTGAATTGGGTTTGTGATGATGCCGCGAAGGCTACTTATGCTCAATCGATATTCTTTTTGGGTGCCATAGTGGGTGGCCTGCTATTTGGTTGGATTGCCGATAAGTTCGGAAGAATTCCTTCTATGATTGCCTGTAATTTAGTGGGTTGTGTTGCTGGAATGGCAACAGCTTTTGTGAAGACATTTTGGGGCTTTGCTTTGATGCgattttttattggttttgcTTTCGATAATTGTTTTGTTATGATGTTTATATTGG TTAGTGCTGCAGTTTaa